In Brassica rapa cultivar Chiifu-401-42 chromosome A06, CAAS_Brap_v3.01, whole genome shotgun sequence, a single window of DNA contains:
- the LOC103872592 gene encoding uncharacterized protein LOC103872592, protein MGNTSSCAPLITSSGVVKILSPFTGTLDVFSKPIKALDIVSQNSGQFITDSTLLQIGHRVTAVSPDEFLRPRRHLYLLLPTDMLFSVLTHEELALISEKAAEILNESRYNHLKRVFPVCMFPVSGDKRRNSSSSNEDDHHDHDGVEIRDTLEEKVLCELNYGSWRPGLETIVES, encoded by the coding sequence atgGGAAACACATCTTCATGCGCACCATTGATCACATCATCAGGAGTAGTCAAAATATTATCTCCTTTCACCGGAACGCTCGACGTTTTCTCAAAGCCCATCAAAGCTTTAGATATCGTCTCTCAAAACTCCGGTCAATTCATCACCGACTCTACACTTCTCCAAATAGGCCACCGAGTCACCGCCGTATCTCCCGACGAGTTTTTGCGGCCGAGACGACATCTCTACCTTCTCCTTCCGACAGACATGCTCTTCTCCGTCTTAACACACGAAGAACTCGCTCTCATCTCCGAGAAAGCAGCAGAGATACTCAACGAGAGCCGGTATAACCATTTGAAGAGAGTATTCCCTGTTTGTATGTTTCCAGTGTCTGGAGACAAAAGAAGAAACTCATCATCGAGTAATGAAGATGATCACCATGATCATGATGGTGTGGAAATAAGAGACACTCTTGAAGAGAAGGTACTATGCGAATTGAACTATGGATCTTGGAGACCTGGATTGGAGACGATCGTCGAGAGCTAA